In one Culex quinquefasciatus strain JHB chromosome 2, VPISU_Cqui_1.0_pri_paternal, whole genome shotgun sequence genomic region, the following are encoded:
- the LOC119766407 gene encoding uncharacterized protein PB18E9.04c-like, producing MTCAENKKLVTQKSDLNNRLKLAQSYAGVAGGSSSTPQGQNLGEEAAAALMPVFTTLTSAQNQGKNTTTTAVSDETSVPPNAPAASPAAPLAADLPAAPPAAEQVPASPTSPPAAPVADDLIAVPMETTTAEGPHTHNQEPSTAVENALPAGQGVDSSLADASKSTDREIPENTQTNLEMLSDPSTSYSAAELAQRVEFLVPQLPIPDMEISEGENTSYTGNDTDISDLSTSAGNGFTPVKPKRKRGRPKKIRTQ from the coding sequence ATGACATGTGCGGAGAACAAAAAGCTGGTGACGCAGAAGTCTGACCTGAACAATAGGCTCAAACTGGCACAAAGCTACGCTGGCGTAGCTGGTGGATCGTCTTCAACGCCCCAAGGTCAAAACCTCGGCGAAGAAGCTGCCGCAGCGCTCATGCCGGTCTTCACAACACTAACATCTGCACAAAACCAGGGGAAGAACACAACTACAACTGCTGTATCTGATGAAACCTCTGTGCCTCCAAATGCTCCAGCAGCGTCGCCAGCAGCTCCTCTGGCTGCTGATCTCCCTGCTGCCCCTCCAGCTGCTGAACAAGTACCTGCCTCTCCAACCAGCCCTCCAGCTGCCCCAGTAGCTGATGACCTCATCGCTGTTCCTATGGAAACCACCACTGCAGAAGGACCACACACGCACAACCAAGAACCATCAACTGCTGTGGAAAACGCGCTGCCAGCAGGTCAGGGCGTTGATAGCAGCCTTGCTGATGCGTCGAAGAGCACTGACCGCGAGATCCCTGAAAACACACAAACCAACCTGGAGATGCTGAGTGACCCCTCAACGAGTTACAGTGCAGCCGAACTCGCTCAGAGAGTTGAGTTCCTAGTACCACAGCTGCCCATTCCAGACATGGAAATCTCCGAGGGAGAAAACACAAGCTACACTGGCAATGATACGGACATCTCTGACTTGAGCACTTCAGCAGGGAACGGGTTCACCCCTGTAAAACCGAAGCGCAAAAGGGGAAGGCCGAAGAAGATTCGGACCCAGTAG